AAAGCTAAAGATTTGATCGCTGCTGGTGCAACATGGTGTGATTCTCCTTCAGCTGTTGCCAAAAGTGCTGACATCATATTTACAATCGTTGGTTATCCGACTGACGTTGAGCAGACAATTCTTGGATCAGAGGGCGTACTTGCAAACGCTGATGCCGGAAAAATTATAGTTGATATGACCACCTCTGAGCCTGCTTTAGCAGAGCTTATATACGACGCCGCAGCGGATAAAAACGTTGAATCCTTAGACGCTCCAGTTTCTGGAGGAGATTTAGGCGCACGCAACGGATCTCTAGCAATCATGGTCGGTGGTAAGCAGAAAGTCTTTGATGAAGTAAAAGAACTCTTCGATATCATGGGCCAGAATGTTCAGCTTATGGGTAAGGCAGGAACCGGACAGCACACAAAAATGTGTAATCAGGTTCTAATTGCTGGAACTATGATCGGAGTTGTTGAGTCGCTTCTATATGCTCAGAAAGCGGGCATGGATATGAATAAAGTAATCGATGTCATCGGTTCTGGAGCTGCCGGATCTTGGTCTATTAATAACCTTGGCCGCAGAATTGCCGAAGATGATTTCAACCCCGGTTTCTTTATTAAGCATTTTGTAAAAGATATGGGCATTGCTCTCGATGAAGCAAAGCGCATGAAACTTTCCTTACCGGGGCTTGCTTTAGTAAATCAGTTCTATATTTCTGCTATGGCAATGGGCTATGAAGAGCTTGGAACACAGGGACTATTTAAGGTTCTGGAGAAAATGAATCAGGTTTAATTTAGCCGGTTTCAATTTTACGTAGATTAAATAAAAAGTCCGGCTTCGTGTTTTCATGGAGCCGGACTTTTATTTTAATAAGCTATTCTAAAATTAAACCGGAACTTTAAATCCGCATAATTCGAGGATCTTTTGAGATTCAGCCGCTAGCACTGTTTGCAATAGCTCAGCTCCTTCTTTGCTCTCACCAATTACCATTGCATAATACTTTGCTCTGACCTTCAGTGGATGAGGCAAATCCATAATGTGAATATCAGTCATTTTTTGAGCAAGATCGAGCGCGGTTGTTTTATAGCCCAGAAATAGATCGATTCTACCATCATCAAACAAGTGGTACACTGGCGAATGCGGACCTTTCTCTTTTGGTGAATTTTTACCACCAACCAAAGTTAAGGCCCTTTCTCTTAGAATGAGTCTACTACCGGACTGCACTGCTTCGGTTTTATCAAATACAGCAAAAGCATAATCGCCTCCCGGATCATCGATTGGCGTAGACGTACCTATTCTGTTTTCGGTATTGAGCATATTTTTTAAAACATCATCACTTTGCATTGCTGATG
The sequence above is a segment of the Maridesulfovibrio frigidus DSM 17176 genome. Coding sequences within it:
- a CDS encoding NAD(P)-dependent oxidoreductase, whose amino-acid sequence is MGKKIGWIGTGVMGSSMCMHLIKAGHEAFVYNRTKAKAKDLIAAGATWCDSPSAVAKSADIIFTIVGYPTDVEQTILGSEGVLANADAGKIIVDMTTSEPALAELIYDAAADKNVESLDAPVSGGDLGARNGSLAIMVGGKQKVFDEVKELFDIMGQNVQLMGKAGTGQHTKMCNQVLIAGTMIGVVESLLYAQKAGMDMNKVIDVIGSGAAGSWSINNLGRRIAEDDFNPGFFIKHFVKDMGIALDEAKRMKLSLPGLALVNQFYISAMAMGYEELGTQGLFKVLEKMNQV
- a CDS encoding substrate-binding domain-containing protein, which translates into the protein MITQVKVFSAGSLRNALPAIFENTDLLVTTTLGPSGVLQERIVSGDCPALFLSANLKHGQILADLGLASDPVLFTENELCLFGRSSAMQSDDVLKNMLNTENRIGTSTPIDDPGGDYAFAVFDKTEAVQSGSRLILRERALTLVGGKNSPKEKGPHSPVYHLFDDGRIDLFLGYKTTALDLAQKMTDIHIMDLPHPLKVRAKYYAMVIGESKEGAELLQTVLAAESQKILELCGFKVPV